In the Vespa crabro chromosome 10, iyVesCrab1.2, whole genome shotgun sequence genome, one interval contains:
- the LOC124427287 gene encoding F-box/LRR-repeat protein 2-like, translating into MRCDFIEITKCRNLTSVRLRGCDWVTTDFLLSLVRYNRNLRRLVLADCYQISDEAVESMFEFLTTLTDLSLEKTAITDKSLLAMVEHGVTAIEYLDLRYCHGITDYGLMLLRPLRSMKRLWILGCRSITERGLASFRERMEIDLSPRPICAIRPPSLQV; encoded by the exons ATGCGGTGCGACTTTATCGAGATAACCAAATGTCGTAATCTCACGTCTGTAAGGCTAAGAGGCTGCGACTGGGTCACCACAGATTTCCTATTGTCGTTAGTTCGGTACAACCGTAACCTTCGACGACTTGTATTAGCCGATTGTTATCAAATATCCGACGAGGCTGTGGAGTCCATGTTCGAGTTTCTCACAAC ATTGACCGATCTCAGCTTGGAGAAGACCGCCATCACGGATAAAAGTCTTCTGGCAATGGTCGAACACGGTGTCACGGCGATAGAGTATCTCGACTTGCGTTACTGCCACGGAATCACCGATTATGGTCTGATGTTACTGAGACCTTTACGATCTATGAAAAGACTTTGGATCCTCGGTTGTCGTTCGATTACCGAACGTGGTCTCGCGAGCTTTCGCGAGCGTATGGAAATCGATCTTTCTCCGAGACCGATCTGCGCGATTCGACCTCCATCCTTGCAAGTATAA